The region GCCGGCAACGAGACCATGGCCGCCCTTGCAGTATTGTCTAATGAGGAACTTCCACTCGACGAAGAAGACCGAAAACTTCTTGTCGCAATGGCAGACCAGCTGGCGCTCGCACTGAAACGCACTGAGCTCAACGCCTCTCTCGAAGCCGCGCGCCTCACGGCGGAGACGGAAAGGCTTCGCTCGGCGCTTCTGAGCTCTGTCAGCCATGATCTGCGCACACCGCTCGTGAGCATCATCGGAGCGGCTTCAGTGCTGGCAGAGCCGCAGCTCGCGCACACACCCGAAGCCCGCCAAGCCCTCGCCGACACCATTCGCGAAGAAGGGGAGCGCCTTGACCGATACATTCAGAATTTACTGGACATGACGCGCCTGAGTCACGGCGCTCTCGTGCCGCGGCGCAGGGCGTGCGATCTGTCGGAGATCATCGGCAGCGTGCGGCAGCGACTTCGCCATAATCTCACCCGATACAGGCTGCGGGTGGATCTGCCGGATGACCTACCGGCAATCAAGGTTGATCCTATTCTTATGGAGCAGGCATTCGTCAATGTCCTCGACAACGCCGTCAAATATTCTGACGCTGGATCTGAGATAACCATCCGCGCAGAGATATCCGATGGCGGCCTCCACATTGAGGTCGGCGATCACGGGCAAGGCATTCCGGCGGACGCGCGCGGGCAGGTCTTCGAGATGTTTTACAGGGTCAACGCTGGCGATTCGCAGAAGGCGGGGACCGGCCTCGGTCTCGCTATCGCGCGTGGAATCCTCGAAGCGCACGGAGGCTCAATCCGTGCCGAGGGTGTCAGCACCGGCGAGAACGGCACCGTGATGGTTCTCGAGTTGCCGCTCGTCGTAAAGGAAGACTGAATGGCACATATTCTGATTGTAGATGACGAGGACCAGATCCGAAAATTTCTGCGGATCACTCTCGAGGCAGCCGGTTACACCATTGCGGAGGCAGCAAATGGCAAGGAGGGTATCACCAAAGCATCGACCACGGCACCTGACCTCATGGTCCTCGATCTGGGCCTTCCCGACATGGATGGCAAGCGTGTGCTTGCTACCGTGCGGGAAAACCACGACCTGCCGGTTCTGGTGCTTTCAGTGAGGTCGGATGAGGTCCAGAAGGTCGAGGCGCTTGATCTTGGCGCACAGGATTACGTGACCAAGCCATTCGGCACGCGCGAGCTTCTGGCTCGCATCAGAGGCCTCCTTCGGGATCGCGGCGGCGAGCGGGCCTCGATCACTCAACTGGAAATTCGGGGCCTCGCACTCAATCTTCCCGAAAGGACCGCGCTGCTGGAGAAGGCATCCATCTCCCTGACCCCCAAGGAATTCGATCTACTCTGGCTCCTCGCTTCTTATTCCGGCCGTCTCGTCACACAGCGGATGGCACTGGAGCGAGTCTGGGGGCCAGCCCATGCGGAAGATAGCCAGTATCTGCGGATTTTCATTAAGCAGCTTCGAGCCAAGCTTGGCGATGATGCGACCGATCCGACGTGGATCTTCACCGAGCCCGGCATCGGTTACCGGTTTCGCGAGGGATGAGCCGCTCTTGAAATTCATTGCTTTCATCAACGGTGCCCTGCTGCTCGCCCTGGGGATAGCAATGGCATTTGACGCCGTGCTGTTTCCAGCAACACGGACAGTCTTTGTCGAAGCCGCCATCCTTACAATCTTGATCGGCGGTTGCGTGTGCCTAAGCGCGCAGGATTGGGGTAAGGGCCTTGATCGCCGGCTGTCGTTCCTTCTCACGGGAAGTGCGTGGATGGTGGCGGCGGGAGCCGGTGCGTTTCCGTTATGGCTCTGGGGATTGTCGTTCACCGACGCGTTCTTCGAGTCGATGTCCGGTATTACCACGACCGGCTCAACAGTCATGACCGGTCTTGACGGAACCGCCCCAGGTGTCCTTCTCTGGCGGGCCATCCTCCAATGGATCGGCGGTGTGGGCTTCATCGTGGCGGGGATTGCGCTTTTGCCCGCCATGCGAGTTGGCGGCATGCAACTCTACCAGACAGAAAGTTCTGAGAAGGGCGAAAAAGCGTTAACCAGCGCCGCCCATTTCGCAGCGGCAACGATCTGGATCTACTTGGTGCTGACGTCGGTTTGCGCGATCCTCTATCTGGCGGGCGGAATGACGGGGTTCGAGGCAAGCGTGCATGCCTTCACGACCGTCTCCTCGGGTGGGTATTCGACATCCGACGCCTCCTTCGGACATTTCGACAGCGCTTACTTGCAGTGGATCGGCAGTGCATTCATGTTGAGTGCCGGGCTACCATTCGCGTGGTATATCCGTGTTCTGAACCGTAGCGCTTGGCAAAGCGAACAGGTGAGAGCCCTCCTTATGACCCTCACAGCGGTGATCTGCCTTCTCACCGTGTGGAGGGTTTGGACTGCGAATGCCCCCCTGCTTGAAAGTCTTCGCTTGGTTACCTTCAACGTCATCTCTGTGGTGACGACCACCGGCTTCGCTACGACAGACTACACAGCTTGGGGGCCCTTCGCTGTTACAATGTTCCTGTGCCTGACACTCATGGGCGGATGCACCGGGTCCACTTCTGGCGGTGTCAAAATGATGAGATGGATAATCCTTGCGCGCGCCGTTCGCGCTCAAGTGCGGCGCATTTACTACCCGCACGGCACATTTCCGATCATATACGATCAAAAGATCGTGGGGGATGATGTCATGAGCGGTGTGATGACGTTCTTCACCTTCTTCGCGGCGACAGTGTTCGTGCTCGCCCTTGCTCTGGCGTTGATGGGGCTGGACTTCGCCACGGCTGTGAGCGGCGCAATCACTGCCGTGGCCAACGTTGGGCCGGGCGTCGGGTCAATCATAGGACCGGCAGGCAATTTCTCAACCTTATCCGAACCTGCAAAATGGTTATTGAGCTTGGGAATGTATGTCGGGCGATTGGAGATGTTGACGGTTTATGTCCTACTCGTCCCGACTTATTGGCGTGAGACTGCGGGACTGAGATAAGTTGCCGGACCTTTCTCGTGAGTCTTCGCGCTTTCGCCCCGTGGTGACAAATGTGCCGGCAGAGCATGCGTCAATGAAGGGAACGATCGCCTTCGTGGTAGGGGCCGGTGGCAAATTAACACGGGGCAACCTTGAGCCTGCGGCCTTCTCCGAGGGACTAATTACCGGAACGACAGGCGTGCCGAAACTGATCTTTACAGATAAAGCGGCCAGCCGGACCTACCTCACGGGTCCCGGATCGACGGAAACAGACAGCGGCACAGTCCAATGTTGACTCTCGCAATCCAGCGCAGCCGACCACAAAGGTCCGCCAATGTTTGACTTCATCACATTGCTACTGGCTTCCATGGGCAGTCTCGGCGTCGCGGCCCTCATGCTGATCGAGAACGTCTTCTCTCCAATCCCTTCAGAAGTCATCGTGCCGTTCGCAGGCTATCTCGCGGCAAGCGGTGACTTTTCCTTCGTCTGTGTAGTGATTGCCGGCACGATCAGTTCAGCGACCGGCGCATTCCTATGGTATTGAATCTGCACGTTGGTATCTGAAGCACGAATGCGCAGGCTTATCGTGCGGCACGGCAGTGTTTCTGGGTCGAATGGTGCCGGCTGTCCGAACGCTGATATCCGTTCCGCCGGAATGACGGGGATGCCGCAATTACCCTTTTTGTTCAACACCGGGTCAGGCAGCCTACTCTGAACGGCCGCCCTCACAATTTCAGGCTATCTCCTTGAGGCGCAAATCGCCAAAGTCGAAGCGTGGATAAATCCGGTAACAAATGCTTTGCTCTTGGGCCTTCTGGCTCTCTATGTCTTGCGACTGCTTCGACCCAATGCGTAAAGATGACGGCGGTGGAACAGCGAGATTTGCGCAGACTGAACCACCGGCCCATTGCAACGTTACTTCTTGCCCAGGCTATTATGGCAGCTTTCCAAATTTGTAACGGCAGCGCCGAGATCCCCAGTCCGATAAAAATTTCCGATTCAAATATTCGGCCTCGAAGCTCGCAACCCTCACACTTTTGGCGGTCTTCGCAGGCACGACACGGGACGAGGAACGGTAGCAAACAGCAGGAAGGCCCTCACTGCTGGCCATCGCACACAAGATTTTGCCGCGCGACGTCCCGATTGGCTTGTTCGGGGAAGCTGCGTTGCAGCGATAGCCACTTGGCGAATGGCGGCTTTGGGCCGCTCTTGTCAGCCTAATTTATGCCGCAACTGCGAAGAACTCCGCCCCTTCGCGCGCTCAGTTTGGGCTCAAAGCCGCCTTCCGCACCGCAGCACAAACATCTGTTCCGCGGCTGCTTGACTGTCAGCTATCGCCATCGACGCGTGGCAACCTCGCACTTGCAGTGAATGCACACTATCCGCCCATATGAACACGGGAGCAGCTGCACGTCGGTGGCAACTGCGAACGCAGCGAAGAGCCATGATGTAATACATGCACCCTACGCAGAGCCCTTATAAACGTCCCTGTCCAAAAAAGCGTCTACGATACACGGGTCAATTCGAGCTCGACGTTTCCATCGACGGTGAGGAAAGGAACAGACGTCTACGTCACAGGTCAAGTGGGCTCGTCGGAAACGCCTGCTCGCGGCTCGGAGCTGAGATCATTGGATGGGACGTTGGGAATGACTTTGAAAGCGCGCCCATAGGATCGCTGATCGGTCGCTATCCTTTCGCGGGAAACACAAGCTGGATGAGAGGTAAGGGGAGGCATCGCGCAACATAGCATCAAGAGTCGCAGCTCTTGTCGGTCTTGTGTCGGCTCCGCCCAGCAGCCTTTTTCCGATTTCTATCAATATTTTAGGTGGGCTGTCGGTTGTCGGTTGGGCGCGGGCGCTCCGATGGCGCAATATTGAGTCAAACCAACATGGAAACTGCTGGAATGCCAGCACTTCCCGTGCACCAACAACCTCAAAAGGTGCACACGATGCCGACCAAACCCACTAAAACTACCCGAATCCAGAAGCCCCAGAACTCCTTGTTCAACGACATCAAGATCAAGGAGAATGGAAGACGCCGCTCTTTGAAGCGAGAAGAGTGTGAGCAACTCGTAGCCCTCCTTGCCGCCAAGGAATGCCCCGAAGCGCTGGCCGTCGATGGTCTCGTTCCGAACGGTTCCTTCTTCGATCGACTTTGCCGGTTCTTCAAGAAAACTGATGCAAGCTACGCACTTCCGCTTTTCCAGTTGATCATGATCGCCTCATCCTACCTCACGCAAGGTGGAGCCACCCTTTGGATCCCGGGGCTCGGCACGAAGCGTCCGATCCTTTGGACCATCGCACTTGCTGGGTCTGGTAGTTCGAAGACCCTTGCCACGGACAAGGTGGCGGAGATCCTCATGCCGAAGGGCCATGATTCCGGCGTCATGATGTTCCCTACCGGATCGACGGACGCACAATGGATCATGGATCTGGCTGAGAATAATGGAGCTTACTGGTTTCAAGATGAGGTGGGGCAGCTTTTCCAGCAGATTCTCAAGCAGTCGAACTACGCCCGCATCAAGCCCTGGATGCTTGACGCTTACTCCCACAAGCCGATCTCAAATCGCCTGAAGGGAGAGGTTGAAAAACTTTCCGTCGAAGACCCTCACTTCACGTTCTTGGGCCTGAGTGTTCGGGAGACCTGGGCTGATAACGTGGATGCCGCGAGCATGCTCGATGGTTTTTGTCAGCGGTTCAATTACGTGATCGCGCCGCCTCGAAGCGACACGGATATGTTCAACCATTTCATGTATTTCGTGGGCGAAGGCATCGAACAGTGGCAGGAAGAACTCACAGAGCTCTGGCACGCTCTTTGTTTCCAAGAGGGCGCTCTGGAGACCTACACAATGAACGATGGCGTCCTTCCTTATCTGGAGGGATGGTGGCGAAGCCTCCGAACGAAGTGGGGCAATGCCGCTTTGCCAGGGTCTTTCGTTCGGCGAACCGGCTTTTCTATCCTCAGCTACCTTGTCGTGCTGCACTTTCTGCTCGGGAAGTCCCGGCGGCCCATCGATCTGGAAACTGCAGAGCTGGCCACCAGATACGCGGAATTCCACCTTGAAAGCACGTTGATCATGATGCGGGAATATGATCGGGGCGAACGCTCTCATATTCAGATGGTGGCTGCAAAGCGCGAAGGGCTGCTTCGCGATGGATCGAAAGAAGTGAAAGTGCGGGACGTTCAGCGTCGTCTTAGCAAAAAGCAAGGCCAAGAGCTTTCCAAGGAACGCATCGCCGAGATCCTCGGGGTTCTGGACCGCTTGGAAAACTCGCAGGACCTTTTTGATAAGATTGTTCCAGAGGACGCCAGCCTGACTGCACAGCGTCAGGCGAGAATCGAGCTTTTGCAAACTCGCGCAGCGACGGTTCTGGAACGATGGGCCCAACGAGAGCGCAGTCGGAACCAGAAACGCCTCTACCGCCTGCTCAAAGCCTATCGCTCTGAAGCCAAAGCCAGCATTGGAGAGAATTCGAAACCGGCGGCAAATACGACCAACGTCGTATCGATGGGCAAGCGGCATGAGGTTGATCGAGAAGCCTCTTGAGGGCCTTTGCCGATGCAATACTGATCTGAAGAAAAATATGAGCTGAATATTTCGGATTGAGTATTCTGGGGCCCAGTTCCTGAAAAAGGAGCTGGGCCTATGCACATACAGCATCAAACATCGC is a window of Sulfitobacter sp. W027 DNA encoding:
- a CDS encoding TrkH family potassium uptake protein, which produces MKFIAFINGALLLALGIAMAFDAVLFPATRTVFVEAAILTILIGGCVCLSAQDWGKGLDRRLSFLLTGSAWMVAAGAGAFPLWLWGLSFTDAFFESMSGITTTGSTVMTGLDGTAPGVLLWRAILQWIGGVGFIVAGIALLPAMRVGGMQLYQTESSEKGEKALTSAAHFAAATIWIYLVLTSVCAILYLAGGMTGFEASVHAFTTVSSGGYSTSDASFGHFDSAYLQWIGSAFMLSAGLPFAWYIRVLNRSAWQSEQVRALLMTLTAVICLLTVWRVWTANAPLLESLRLVTFNVISVVTTTGFATTDYTAWGPFAVTMFLCLTLMGGCTGSTSGGVKMMRWIILARAVRAQVRRIYYPHGTFPIIYDQKIVGDDVMSGVMTFFTFFAATVFVLALALALMGLDFATAVSGAITAVANVGPGVGSIIGPAGNFSTLSEPAKWLLSLGMYVGRLEMLTVYVLLVPTYWRETAGLR
- a CDS encoding DedA family protein, with translation MFDFITLLLASMGSLGVAALMLIENVFSPIPSEVIVPFAGYLAASGDFSFVCVVIAGTISSATGAFLWY
- a CDS encoding DUF4118 domain-containing protein, with amino-acid sequence MLYPLNTPARWHRSLPRGHGIRLLAYLAAALVMAGITSIARGLEALLPPGELSLIFMTGVIIVASLFGPGPSMLASLLGVLGYNFYFTEPRLTLRVIQETDLVTLGLFLLVSIVTGTLAARLRARAAALHRSHKRVSFLHGFTRQIAAAGTTQEVAQAAVEKIAGTFGGGAALFRKTGGGADLLASEAWPGLGPAERKKALELLDHLGAGTVEPFPQSQMPWHMARVVAGNETMAALAVLSNEELPLDEEDRKLLVAMADQLALALKRTELNASLEAARLTAETERLRSALLSSVSHDLRTPLVSIIGAASVLAEPQLAHTPEARQALADTIREEGERLDRYIQNLLDMTRLSHGALVPRRRACDLSEIIGSVRQRLRHNLTRYRLRVDLPDDLPAIKVDPILMEQAFVNVLDNAVKYSDAGSEITIRAEISDGGLHIEVGDHGQGIPADARGQVFEMFYRVNAGDSQKAGTGLGLAIARGILEAHGGSIRAEGVSTGENGTVMVLELPLVVKED
- a CDS encoding response regulator transcription factor, giving the protein MAHILIVDDEDQIRKFLRITLEAAGYTIAEAANGKEGITKASTTAPDLMVLDLGLPDMDGKRVLATVRENHDLPVLVLSVRSDEVQKVEALDLGAQDYVTKPFGTRELLARIRGLLRDRGGERASITQLEIRGLALNLPERTALLEKASISLTPKEFDLLWLLASYSGRLVTQRMALERVWGPAHAEDSQYLRIFIKQLRAKLGDDATDPTWIFTEPGIGYRFREG
- a CDS encoding YfjI family protein codes for the protein MPTKPTKTTRIQKPQNSLFNDIKIKENGRRRSLKREECEQLVALLAAKECPEALAVDGLVPNGSFFDRLCRFFKKTDASYALPLFQLIMIASSYLTQGGATLWIPGLGTKRPILWTIALAGSGSSKTLATDKVAEILMPKGHDSGVMMFPTGSTDAQWIMDLAENNGAYWFQDEVGQLFQQILKQSNYARIKPWMLDAYSHKPISNRLKGEVEKLSVEDPHFTFLGLSVRETWADNVDAASMLDGFCQRFNYVIAPPRSDTDMFNHFMYFVGEGIEQWQEELTELWHALCFQEGALETYTMNDGVLPYLEGWWRSLRTKWGNAALPGSFVRRTGFSILSYLVVLHFLLGKSRRPIDLETAELATRYAEFHLESTLIMMREYDRGERSHIQMVAAKREGLLRDGSKEVKVRDVQRRLSKKQGQELSKERIAEILGVLDRLENSQDLFDKIVPEDASLTAQRQARIELLQTRAATVLERWAQRERSRNQKRLYRLLKAYRSEAKASIGENSKPAANTTNVVSMGKRHEVDREAS